The following proteins are encoded in a genomic region of Dyadobacter sp. UC 10:
- a CDS encoding SIS domain-containing protein codes for MHKNETTELESSAEAHTQREILSQPELWQEVYQLVKDESEAIGGFLGPVLQKEDLRIVLTGAGTSGYIGDAAQGTLQKVWRRPVQAVPTTEIVTQPNSVFIRTVPTLLVSFARSGNSPESVEAVRLANACCDEIYHLIITCNGEGALANMNASGPDRFYRIVLPEATNDKSLAMTSSFTCMLLSVLLVAQVDALDEEFEKIQRIAEQGNVILEKRSLLKNLVLSGFERVVFLGSGEFLGIARECHLKLLELTDGKQVCMSDSFLAFRHGPRAFVNDNTLMVYLFSRNPHILRYERDLVEDISRDARAIYSLQIGGVDGLALPNSSKIELNIDPENQYQMIPATLVGQLMGYYSAVHSGINPDSPSVSGSISRVVQGVNIYQE; via the coding sequence ATGCATAAAAATGAAACAACGGAGCTTGAAAGCAGTGCGGAAGCACACACCCAGCGGGAAATTCTATCGCAACCTGAGCTCTGGCAAGAGGTATATCAGCTAGTAAAAGACGAAAGTGAGGCAATCGGCGGATTTTTAGGGCCGGTTTTGCAAAAGGAAGATCTGCGAATCGTTTTGACCGGTGCCGGTACCTCGGGTTACATCGGCGACGCCGCGCAGGGGACTTTACAGAAAGTATGGCGCAGGCCTGTTCAGGCAGTGCCGACAACAGAAATCGTAACCCAGCCCAATTCGGTCTTTATCCGGACGGTGCCAACGCTTTTGGTCTCGTTTGCCCGCTCAGGAAATAGCCCGGAAAGCGTCGAAGCGGTACGGTTGGCCAATGCCTGCTGTGATGAGATTTATCACCTGATTATTACCTGTAATGGAGAAGGGGCGCTGGCCAATATGAATGCAAGTGGGCCTGACCGTTTTTATCGGATCGTACTGCCCGAGGCTACTAATGACAAGAGTCTGGCGATGACGAGCAGTTTCACCTGCATGTTGCTGAGTGTGCTGCTTGTGGCGCAGGTGGACGCTTTAGACGAAGAATTTGAGAAAATTCAACGCATTGCGGAACAGGGAAATGTAATTCTCGAAAAACGATCCCTGCTGAAAAACCTGGTGCTGAGCGGCTTTGAGCGGGTCGTGTTTCTGGGCTCCGGCGAATTCCTCGGAATAGCCAGAGAGTGCCACCTCAAATTGCTCGAACTGACTGACGGAAAGCAGGTTTGTATGTCCGATTCGTTTCTGGCATTCAGGCACGGACCCCGGGCCTTTGTAAATGACAATACGCTCATGGTATACCTGTTTTCAAGAAATCCGCACATCCTGCGCTACGAGCGCGATCTGGTTGAGGACATTTCACGCGATGCGCGGGCAATTTATTCGCTGCAGATAGGTGGAGTGGATGGACTGGCTTTGCCAAATAGTAGTAAAATAGAATTGAACATTGATCCCGAAAATCAATACCAGATGATCCCGGCTACGCTCGTGGGGCAGTTAATGGGTTATTACAGCGCGGTGCATTCGGGTATCAATCCGGATAGTCCGTCGGTGTCCGGATCGATCAGCAGAGTGGTGCAGGGGGTGAATATTTATCAAGAATAA
- a CDS encoding carbohydrate kinase family protein → MVAPKLLVVGELNVDLILNNIQAFPQLSKETIADEMNMCLGSSAAIMAANSAAMGMDTTFCGVIGEDYFGDFILNELERKAVSCRHVTRLHDEKTGCTMILNYGQDRANVTYQGAMNALTIHDIPFGKPSVYQHLHISSLFLQKGLLNDIEQILINARAAGMTTSLDLQWDPAEEWAFDYVRCLPFVDVFMPNESELLALTKTDSISSGIEKIRPYLNTLALKMGRNGSLGICGDQQVTVPAFEVEHFVDAIGAGDSFNAGFIRKYMAGASLEDCLREGNLMGAMNTTAAGGTGAFCDLNKISENIKDFWGIELSLS, encoded by the coding sequence ATGGTAGCCCCAAAACTCCTGGTTGTAGGCGAGCTGAATGTCGACCTGATTTTGAACAATATCCAGGCTTTCCCTCAGCTGAGCAAGGAAACGATTGCGGATGAAATGAATATGTGCCTGGGCAGCTCTGCGGCTATTATGGCGGCCAACAGTGCTGCAATGGGTATGGATACTACGTTCTGTGGTGTGATAGGAGAAGATTATTTCGGTGATTTTATCCTGAACGAACTCGAACGCAAGGCGGTCAGCTGCCGGCATGTAACCAGACTACATGACGAGAAGACAGGCTGTACCATGATATTAAACTACGGACAGGACCGCGCCAATGTGACTTATCAGGGTGCTATGAACGCGCTGACTATCCATGATATACCTTTTGGTAAACCCTCTGTTTATCAGCATTTGCATATATCGAGCCTTTTTCTTCAGAAAGGGCTTCTGAATGATATTGAGCAGATTTTAATCAATGCCCGCGCCGCTGGTATGACCACGTCGCTGGACCTGCAATGGGACCCTGCCGAGGAATGGGCGTTCGACTATGTGCGCTGCCTGCCTTTTGTGGACGTATTTATGCCCAACGAATCGGAACTGCTGGCGTTAACGAAAACGGATTCGATCAGCAGCGGCATCGAAAAAATCCGGCCGTACCTGAATACGCTTGCATTGAAAATGGGCAGAAACGGCAGCCTGGGCATTTGCGGCGATCAGCAGGTAACGGTACCCGCTTTCGAAGTGGAGCATTTTGTGGATGCGATCGGTGCCGGAGATTCCTTCAATGCAGGATTCATACGGAAATACATGGCGGGCGCTTCGCTTGAAGACTGCCTGCGGGAAGGTAACCTCATGGGCGCCATGAATACGACTGCAGCGGGTGGAACGGGTGCATTCTGCGATTTGAACAAAATCAGCGAAAACATAAAGGATTTTTGGGGAATAGAATTAAGCCTGTCATGA
- a CDS encoding class II fructose-bisphosphate aldolase, translating to MKLKQKLRELTQLKKGLLATNYYDLETLHGVLQAAAELKQPVILQLTQSSIDYMGLKTAVNLGRNGLEEFGVEGWIHLDHGGSVDLVQRCLDAGFDSVMIDGSELPFEENVKLTREVVERAKSYNAHVEAELGYVAKLGQSHHTTGFTQPDEAAAFVEETGVDALAVAIGTAHGFYKEEPRLDIDLLRKIAEKTAATLVLHGSSGVPHAQVQQAISNGICKVNLATEIKNIFMASLKFELSSNQDIDLRKVFPKATCKITELVKTKLEMVENVA from the coding sequence ATGAAATTAAAGCAGAAACTACGCGAATTAACACAGCTGAAAAAAGGTTTGCTGGCGACCAATTACTACGATCTGGAAACACTCCACGGCGTACTGCAGGCGGCGGCCGAACTGAAACAGCCTGTGATCCTGCAGCTTACCCAAAGCTCTATTGACTATATGGGGCTCAAAACTGCCGTGAACCTGGGAAGAAACGGATTGGAAGAATTTGGCGTGGAAGGCTGGATCCATTTGGATCACGGTGGCTCCGTGGACCTGGTACAGCGATGCCTGGATGCGGGTTTTGATTCGGTGATGATCGATGGGAGCGAGCTGCCTTTTGAAGAGAATGTGAAGCTAACCCGCGAAGTGGTTGAACGTGCTAAAAGTTACAATGCACACGTGGAAGCCGAGCTGGGGTATGTGGCCAAACTGGGCCAATCGCACCATACTACGGGCTTTACCCAGCCGGATGAAGCAGCTGCTTTTGTGGAGGAAACGGGCGTGGATGCGCTTGCGGTAGCAATCGGTACAGCCCACGGATTTTATAAAGAAGAGCCCAGGCTGGATATTGATCTGCTGCGCAAAATTGCAGAAAAGACTGCGGCGACACTCGTTTTGCACGGCAGCTCGGGCGTGCCACATGCACAGGTGCAGCAGGCGATCTCAAATGGTATCTGCAAAGTAAACCTGGCGACTGAAATCAAGAACATTTTCATGGCTTCGCTGAAATTTGAACTGTCTAGTAATCAGGATATTGATCTTCGTAAAGTCTTTCCAAAGGCAACCTGCAAAATCACGGAACTGGTTAAAACGAAGCTCGAAATGGTAGAGAACGTGGCATAA